In Leifsonia sp. AK011, the genomic stretch ATCTGCTTCCAACGCGACCTGCGTACCTTCGTCGCCACCCAACAGCGTCTCGACGAGCGCGACGCGCTCATGGACTTCGCCACCCCGACGGCCAGTGCGAGCTTCCTCATCCTCCCCGGATTCGACGAGAACACCCCGCTCGGCGCCAGCATCACCGGGCGGTGATGATAACCCCGTTCGCGGGATTATTCGGGGGCCCTTCTGCGTTACACATGACATGCAGAAGGTTTATGAGGATGTCGAGTCGGATGCGGGCGAGGTGACCCGCTACCGCAAGCACGGAAACGGGAAGGGCTACGTCGCGTTGAAGGCGACGGCTCATGCCACCTCCGAGATCGTGGAGACGGCGTACGTCGAGCCTGGCGCGGAGATCGCGGCAGGCGTCTACATCGGCGCCGGGAGCTGGATCGACCGTGACGCCTTCGTGGCGGCGGGTGCCTTCATCGGCAGCAACGTCCACATCGGTCGGTCGGCCTCGGTCGGGCGCTCGGCCCGTATCGGAAGCGGCAGCCGCATCGGTGATGGCGTTCGCGTCGCCGATGGTGTTCGCATCCCGCGGGACTCCGTCGTCCAGGACGACGTGCTCGGTGAGGTCGCCAGGGCCGCGTAGGGCTCGGCTCGCGCCGGGGGCGAGGGGTAGATTCGTGTCATGCGAGAGCTTCAGGCACAGATCATCCAGGCGCTGAACGTCCGTCCGCAGGTGGAGCCTGCCGGCGAGATCGCGAAGCGTGTCGCTTTCCTGCGCGAGTACCTCGTGGCATCCCATGCCAAGGGTTTCGTGCTGGGCATCAGCGGTGGCCAGGACTCATCCCTCGCGGGTCGGCTGTGCCAGCTCGCCGTTGAGGGCCTGCGCGCCGAGGGCATCGACGCAACGTTCGTCGCGGTCCGCCTGCCGTACCAGGTGCAGAAGGACGAGGATGACGCGCAGTTGGCGCTCGGATTCATCCAGCCAGACCGTTCCGTGACGTTCAACATCCACCGCGCCGTCGACGGGTTCGAGGCCGAGTACCTCGATGCCACGGGCGAGGAGATGATCGATTTCACCAAGGGCAACGTCAAGGCCCGCGCGCGGATGATTGCGCAGTATGCCCTCGCGGGCCAGGCGGGCTTCCTCGTCGTGGGCACCGATCACGCCGCCGAAGCGGTGACCGGGTTCTTCACCAAGTTCGGTGACGGAGGGGCGGACCTGCTGCCCCTCACGGGCCTGACGAAGAGCCAGGGCCGCCAGTTGCTCGAGCATCTCGGTGCCCCCGAGCGTCTGTACCTCAAGGCCCCGACCGCCGACCTCCTCGACGACACCCCAGGCCAGACCGACGAGGCCAACCTCGGTCTCACCTACAGCGATATCGACGCGTTCCTGCGCGGCGAGGACATCGACGAGTCCGTCGCCGAGGCGATCGAACAGCGCTACCTCGCAACGCGCCACAAGCGCGCGGAGCCCGTGAGCATGTTCGACGACTGGTGGCGTGCGTGAGTGCTGTCGCGGTGGCGCAGTTCGCTCCCGGCGACGACCGGCGATCGAACCTCGACGACATCTCGGCGCTGGCCACCGAAGCGGCCTCTCGCGGGGCGACGCTCGTGGTGTTCCCGGAATACTCGTCGTGGTTCTCGCCAGAGGCCGGGCCCCGGTGGGTGGAGGCAGCTGAGCACCTCGACGGCCCGTTCGTGGAGCGCCTGGCATCCCTCGCCGCTGAGCTCGGCGTGCACATCGTCGCGGGGATGCTCGAGCATTCGACGGCCGACAAGGTGTCGAACACCGTCGTGGCTGTCGCGCCGTCCGGCGACCTCGTGGCCACCTACCGCAAGATCCACCTCTACGACGCTTTCGGCCACCGGGAGTCCGACTGGGTCGCAGCTGGCCCGATCCTGCCGCCCGAGACGTTCGAGTGGGACGGCTTCGTGGTGGGTTTGCAGACCTGCTACGACCTGCGGTTCCCGGAGAGCACGCGCAGGCTCGTTGACGCCGGTGCGGATCTCGTCGCCGTGCCGTCGGAGTGGGTACGCGGGCCGCTGAAGGAGCACCACTGGCGCACGCTCGTGACCGCTCGCGCGCTCGAGAACACCATCTACGTGGTTGCTGCCGACCAGGCCCCTCCGATCGGTGTGGGCAACAGCATGGTGGTCGATCCGATGGGCGTCGAGCTCGTCACGGTCGGTGAGGAGACCGGGGTCGCCGTCGCGCACGTCACAACGGAGCGCATCGCGGCAGTCCGCCAGGTCAATCCGGCCCTGCAGCTCCGACGGCTCTAACTACCTCAGTGTCGCGAGCTGGCTCGCCGCGCGCTCCAGCACGTCTTCGCGCTTGCAGAAGGCGAATCGGATGAGACTGCGGTAGCCGTCCCGGTGCTCCTCCCGTACGAACGCGGTCACCGGGACGCCAACCACCCCGGCGCGGGCGGGTAGCTGTCGGCAGAACTCGGCGCCATCCGTGATGCCGAGGGGTGCGGCATCCGCGATCACGAAGTACCCGGCCTGCGGCGAGAGCACCTCGAAGCCCGCGCTGCGCAGGCCGCCCGAGAGGAGCGCACAGCGATGCGCGAGGGATGTCGCGGCCCCTTCGAAGTACGAGTCCGGAAGTCGGAGCCCCACGGCGATTGCCGGTTGGAACGGGCCCCCATTCACGTAGGTGAGGTACTGCTTGACGGCGATGATGGGTGCGAGAAGCCGGTGCGGGGCCGTGATCCAGCCGATCTTCCATCCGGTCGTGCTGAAGGTCTTGCCCCCACTCGAGATGGAGACAGTGCGTTCGCGTGCGCCCGGGAGGGTCGCGATGGGCACGTGCGGTACGCCGAACGTCAGGTGTTCGTAGACCTCGTCGGTGACGATGATCGCGTCGTGCCGGTGGGCGAGCTCAACGATGAGCTCGAGGGTGCCGCGGTCGAAGATCGTGCCCGTGGGGTTATGAGGCGAGTTGACGATGATGAGCCGCGTGCGGTCGGTGACCGCATCGCGGAGCGCATCGAGGTCCGGACGGAAATCCGGCGCGGGGAGTGGCACGGTGACGAGTTCTGTGCGGGCGAGGGCGGCAGTGGCGCCATAGGCGTCGTAGAAGGGCTCGAACACCACGACCTGGTCGCCCTCCTCGGTGAGGGCGAGGATGGTGGCGGCGAGGGCCTCGGTCGCACCCGCGGTGACGAGTACCTCTGTGTCTGGGTCGACAGCCAGTCCGTAGAAGCGCTGCTGGTGCTCCGAGATCGCCAGGCGGAGGTCTGGCATCCCGAGCCCAGGCGGGTATTGGTTGATACCGTCGCTGATCGCCTGGCGTGCTGCAGCGAGAACTTCGGGCGGACCGTCGTCGTCCGGGAAGCCCTGACCGAGGTTGATGGCCCCGGTTGCGGTGGCGAGTGCGGACATCTCGGCGAAGATTGTGGGGCTGAGTTCGCCGCCGTCGCCGAGGAGCATCGCGCCGCGTGCGGCACGCTCCCAGGAACCGGATACAGTCATCGGCTGCGAGCCTACTGGCAATCGAAAGTTGCCTTGCAGCCGGTCCATATACAACGCACAGGTTCGCGGTGGAGTCTTGCAACGCTGAAAGGAGCACCCCATGGCTGAGACCCCCGAGACCACACCCGAAACGCCCGACGAGACGACTGCGACGTCGTCCGAGGCTGCCCACACCGCCCCCCAGAACTCCGTGCCCGAGAGCACCGAAGCGCCCGATGCTGCCGCGTCCGCCGCTGTCGAGCCCGTAGCGCACACCCCAGCAGCGTCCGCCCCTGTCGAGCCCATCGTGCCTGCCCCCGTTGCGGCGCCGCCCGTGGCTCCTGCCGGGCAGGTCGCCGCGTACCCGCCCCCTGCCATCGCTACCGCTCCCACGGTGAACGCAGGACCGTCGTACCCGCCGCCGGCGCCGCCCGCCGACGGTCGACCCATCGACCCCGCCGCGCACCCCGCGCTGGCCAAGCAGAAGACCCGCTCCAACTTCACCGTCGGCGTCGTCGCCGCGGTAGCGGCCGCAGCCCTCATTGGCGGCGTCTCGGGTGCCGGCGTCGCATTCTGGGCCACGTCACTCAATGAGACGAGCCAGACCCCGGCCGCCGGTCCCGCCACCATCACCGTCAACGACGCGGATGACGCGACCCTCATCACCGCGGTCGCGGCCAAGGCATCGCCGTCCGTCGTCACAATCTCCGTGTCATCCGACACCGCGGGAGGCACTGGCTCGGGTGTCATTCTCAGCGAAGACGGCTACATCCTCACCAACGCGCACGTCGTCACCCTGGACGGCGCTGCCGCGAATGCGACCATCAGCGTTCAGACCAATGACGGACGACTTCTCGACGCCTCTGTCGTGGGTGTCGATGCGATCTACGACCTCGCCGTGATCAAAGTCGATGACGTCACCGATCTGCAGCCCGCGACGTTCGCCGACTCGTCCGACCTCAACGTCGGCGACACCGCCATCGCGATCGGCGCACCCCTCGGCCTCGCCGGTACGGTGACCAATGGCATCGTCAGTGCGCTCAACCGCAGCATCACGGTCGCCTCGTCCGCAGTGCCGGAGCAGCAGACCCCGGAGGACCAGCTCCCCGACCAGCAGGACCCGGAGCAGAGCCCGTTCGACTTCTGGAACTTCGACATGGGACAGGGACAGGGCCAGCAGCAGCTTCCCCAGCAGCAGCAGGCGTCATCCTCGATCTCCCTCTCCGTCATCCAGACGGATGCCGCGATCAACCCCGGCAACTCGGGTGGTGCGCTCCTCAACTCCGACGGCGAGGTGATCGGTATCAACGTCGCCATCGCCACGGCGGGGTCGAGTTCGGATGGCTCCGGCAGCATCGGTGTCGGCTTCGCCATCCCGTCGTCGGTTGCGGAGCGCGTGTCCCAGGAGCTGATCTCGGAGGGTGTGGCATCCCACGGTCTCCTCGGTGCGAACGTCTCCGATGTTGCCGACGACGAGGCCCAGGTGGATGCCACGGTTACGGGCGCGAGCATCATCGATGTGGTGCCCGGTGGTGCGGCCGCCGCCGCCGGACTGAAGGCAGGGGACATCATCACGGCCATCAACGGACTCCCCGTCACGAACCGCACCGACCTGACCGCCCAGGTGCGGGCGCTGCCCGCAGGGGCGGACGCGACGCTCAGCTACGTCAGGAACGGCAAGTCCGCCACGGCCGACGTCACACTCGGCGCGCTGGAGTAGCCCCGTCGAGCAGATGGGGGTCGGCACAGCTCGCGCGATAGGCTGGGTCGACCCCACCGCTCGACGTAACGGACCCCATGACTGCGCAGTCTGATGCACTTCCCGGTGTGTCATACGTGATGCCGGTACTCAATGAGGTCGACCACATCGAAGCCGCAGTGCGAAGTCTGACGGACCAGGACTACGCCGGTCCTTCAGAGATAGTGCTGGCTCTCGGGCCGAGTGTCGACGGTACGGATGAGGTCATCGCGAGGCTCTCGCAGGCTGACCATCGCATCCGTGCCGTTCGCAATGAGGCGGGGTCGACACCGTCCGGCCTGAACGTCGCGATCCACGCCTCCACTCATCCGATCGTGATCCGTGTGGACGCACACTCCGTGCTTCCGAAGGACTACGCCAGAGTCGCCGTGCGCACGCTCCTCGAGACCGGCGCTGACAACGTCGGCGGGATCATGAAGGCCGTCGGCCGCACACCGTTCGAGAAGGCCGTCGCGCACGCGTACGGTTCCCCGGAGGGACTGGGTGGGACCCAGCACCACGTCGGAGGCAAGGCGGGCCCCGCGGAGACTGCCTACCTCGGCGTCTTCCGCCGTGACCGCCTCATCGCGGTCGGCCTGTTCGACGAGGGCATCAAACGTGGCCAGGATTGGGAACTCAACCGCAGGCTCCGCGCGGCCGGTGGCACGGTGTGGTTCACACCGGAGCTCGAAGTGGTCTATCGGCCGCGGTCATCGTTGCGACGTCTCATCCGCCAGTTCGTGGCGACCGGCATTTGGCGAGGCGAACTCGCGCGCAGGTTCGGGTCGGCCAATTCGCTCCGGTACTTCGTCCCGCCTCTGGCCGTTCTCGCCATCACTGTGGGGCTCATTCTCGCGATCGTCGGCCTCGCCACGGGGATCCCGTGGCTCGTCCTCTTCGCGGTGATCCCGGCGACGTATGCCCTCTTCGTGGTGGGGGCTTCCGCCGTTGCCGCACGTGAGGGGTTGCGCACCGCGCTCTGGTATCTCGTAGTGTTGCCCTGCATCCACTTCGGGTGGGGCACGGGATTCCTCCTCGGGTTCCTGGGCATCACGAAGAACATCAAGCAGTACACGGGAAGGTGACCGCGTGGCCGAGTCCCGCCCCACGTCGATCGCGCAACTGCGAGAGGTGACCCAGCCCCCCGAGGTTCGGCTCAGGGCCAACGCCGAGCACTGGACGGCGTCGCTCTATCTCCGGGATATCTCTCCCTACCTCACGTGGCTCCTGCTGCGCACGAGCATCAGCGCCAACGGGGTTACGGGGCTCATGATCCTGGTCGGTTGGGCGACGGCCCTCTCGCTCCTGATCCCGGGGATCGCTGGGGCCTCGCTGGCTCTCGTGCTCGGGCAGCTCCAGATGCTCGTGGACTGCAGCGACGGGGAGGTCGCGCGATGGCGCAACACCCGGTCGCCTGCTGGGGTGTTCCTCGACAAGGTGGGTCACTACACGACCGAGGCACTCATCGCCGTCGTGCTCGGAATCCGGGCCGCCGGATGGCCGCTCGAGTTCCCCGGCGACTTCGCCTGGACGACTGCGGGCTTCGCACTCGCGCTCATCATCGTGCTCAACAAGGCGCTCAACGACATGGTTCACGTCGCGCGTGCCAACGCCGGACTCGAGAAACTCAGCGATCGCAAGGGTGAGGCCGAACCCAGCCAGGCCCTCGTGGCCAAGCTGAGGCGGGCGGCCCGGTTCGTCCCGTTCCACCGGCTCTACCACTCTGTCGAGCTTACGATCCTCGTCTTCGTCGCGGCGATCGTCGGACTCTTCCTTCCTGACCCGCTTGCCGCGGACAGGGTTCTGCTCCTGGTGCTCCTGCCCCTTGCGGCGCTCGCACTCCTTGGTCACTTCGTCGCGATCGTCGCGTCCAAGAGGGTTCGCGCGTGACGGGTGTTCCCCGGGTGGGCGTGGTGTCCCTGTCGCAGGGCACCCGACCGGCCGACCTCGCGCGTGGGCTCGCGAGTCTCGCTGCCCAGGTTGACGTCGAGTTGGACGTGATCGTGGTCGGGAACGGCTGGGAGCCGACAGGGCTGCCGACCGGCGTGCGCTCACTGGCGCTGGCGGAGAATCTCGGCATCCCCGCGGGCCGTAACCGCGGAGCAGACCTCGTGGGTGGCGACTACATCTTCTTCCTCGACGACGATGCGAGCATCCCGTCGCCCACCTTCCTCGCCGACGCGATCGCGCAGCTCGAGAAGGATCCGACGATCGGACTTTTGCAGCCCCGGGTGGTCGACCCCAGCGGCAAAGAGAGTCCGCGGCGCTGGGTTCCGCGCATCCGCAAGGGCGACCCGGCGAGGTCGAGTCCGGTGTTCTCCGTGTGGGAGGGCGCGACACTGCTTCCCCGCACGGTGTTCGACTCCACGGGTGGTTGGGCTGAGCCGTTTTTCTACGCGCACGAGGGCATTGAGTTGGCCTGGAGGGTGTGGGATGCCGGCAAGCGCACCTGGTACGCCGGTGACCTCGTGGCACACCATCCCGCCATCGAGCCCACCCGCCACGAGTACTACTACCGTCTCAACGCCCGGAACCGGGTATGGCTGGCAAAACGCAATCTGCCCTGGATCCTTGTGCCGCTTTATGTCGGGAGCTGGACCGGGATCCAGATACTGCGCTGGGCGAGGCGACCCGCGGCGTTACGGGCGTGGTTCGGTGGATGGCTCGAGGGGTGGCGCACGGCGCCCGGTGGGCGGCGTGGCATCAGATGGGTAACGGTCTGGCGAATGACGCTCGCCGGCCGCCCACCGCTGGTCTGATGCCTGATCTAATCGAAGAAGGAGGTGCGCGTGCCGCTGCTGCGTGATTTCAGGACGGCGAGGAAGGTTCTTCGCAATATTCTCCGGTCCCGTCGGACCCGCCGACAGGTCGCCCAGGAGGTTGCCCGTCGGCCGCATCCCGCCCCCGGCACGATCAAGATCGCCCTCTACTTCGCGGACGCACCCGTGAACCTGTACCAGGTGCGGCAGTGGTACGCGCCCCTCGCCGAGATCAACCCTGATTGGCCCGTCGCGATCATCTCCCGCAGCCCGGGCTCGGTGCTCCAGCTGTGGAAGGAGTCGCCCGTTCCTGTGGTGTACCTGCGACAGGTGGCCGACCTCGAGCACTTCGTGCACAGCCAGGACATCCACATCGTCTTCTACGTCAACCAGAACGCCCGCAACTTCCAGATGTTCCGGTACGGCCGCATGTGGCACGTGTTCATCAACCACGGCGAGTCCGACAAGATGTACATGACCACGAACCAGTTCAAGGCCTATGACTACAGCCTCGTGGCGGGGGATGCCGCGGTCGATCGCCTCTCCCACCGACTCTGGGACTTCGACCTGGCCAAGCGCGCCATCCCGATCGGGCGGCCTCAGGCCGACCACTTCGCGGGGGAACTGCCTTACACGCCCGACGAGCGCACCGTCGTGCTCTACGCGCCCACCTGGGAGGGTGACCGCGCTGCCGCCGCCTACGGCTCCATCGCCTCGCACGGCGTCGAACTCGTCTCGGCACTTCTCGCAACGGGGCGACACAGGGTGATTTACCGCCCGCACCCACGCAGCGGGGTTCTCGATGCCGAGTACGCCTCGGCCAATGCCGCGATCATCGCGTCGATCGCGGCCGCCAATGCCGCCGACCCGTCAGCTCAGCACGTGTTCGACAACGGTCCAGAGCTCGGCTGGCAGCTCGTCGCCGCCGACGTGGCCATCACCGATATCTCGGCGATGGTCTACGACCGCCTCGCCACGGGAAAGCCGATCATCGTGACCCGTCCGGTCTCCCCGAGCGCCGATATCGATGAGGGCGGATTCCTCGGCTCGTGCGACTGGCTCGATGCCGGCGAGGCTGGCGACATCGTGGCGATCAGCGACAGGGTGCTCACCGACGAGGATGCCCGTGCCAGGCTCGCATTCTGGGCCGAGCGCCACTTCGGCGACACGTCGCCCGGTGCGGCAACCGCGCGATTCCGGGAGGCGATCGGCCACCTGATGGGGGAGTGGGACCGGCATCACGCCATCCACGTGGGGGACCGCGAACCCAGCGAGAGCGACCCGTTCGACGACGAGGAAGACGACGAGGCTCTTCCCACCGAGTGAGGCATATATGCACGGTGTGTTGACGCTCTGGCTATCTTTCAGCGCGGCAAGTAGCAATGAGTCATGCCCCACCACCTCTCCGAAGCAGCGCGCATTCTCGGAGAGCGCATCCGGGAGCAGCGACTCACGTTTGCCATCAGCCAGGACGACGTGGCCAACCTCGCGGGCATGAACGTCTCCAACTACGGCAAGATCGAGCGAGGTCTCAGTAATCCCACCTTCCACACCGTCGTGCGTATCGCTGCGGTCCTGGGGGTGGACCCCGGCAGTCTTCTCACGGGTCTCGATGAGAGCACACTCCCACGCACCGCCGAGACCTTCACTGCCCGGGATTTCGTGCGCGAGCGCACCAAGAGGCGAACCGCACCCCACCGGTAGCCGACCCTAGAAGCTGACCCTCCAGAGGTACTCGACACCGTCCGGACGGAACCATCGCACCACGAGAATCGAATCTCGTGCGAGAGCTCGCCCGACGATGTCGACCTCGAGTGACTGGCCAGGGTCGAGCCGGGTGGGAGGATTGGCCCCCATGACTCCGGATCCGTGGAGGGTCAGGGTGACCCCGTGCAGGGGTTCGCCGCTGACGTTCGTGAAGCGATACACGTGTCCAGGGCCGCGGTCGACGGTGAGGGGAACGCGATAGGCGTGCTCGTGGCGCATGCCCTCACGGTAAAGCGCACGGGCGACCCCTGTGGATGCCACGAGCCACCCGAT encodes the following:
- a CDS encoding CDP-glycerol glycerophosphotransferase family protein, whose translation is MPLLRDFRTARKVLRNILRSRRTRRQVAQEVARRPHPAPGTIKIALYFADAPVNLYQVRQWYAPLAEINPDWPVAIISRSPGSVLQLWKESPVPVVYLRQVADLEHFVHSQDIHIVFYVNQNARNFQMFRYGRMWHVFINHGESDKMYMTTNQFKAYDYSLVAGDAAVDRLSHRLWDFDLAKRAIPIGRPQADHFAGELPYTPDERTVVLYAPTWEGDRAAAAYGSIASHGVELVSALLATGRHRVIYRPHPRSGVLDAEYASANAAIIASIAAANAADPSAQHVFDNGPELGWQLVAADVAITDISAMVYDRLATGKPIIVTRPVSPSADIDEGGFLGSCDWLDAGEAGDIVAISDRVLTDEDARARLAFWAERHFGDTSPGAATARFREAIGHLMGEWDRHHAIHVGDREPSESDPFDDEEDDEALPTE
- a CDS encoding CDP-alcohol phosphatidyltransferase family protein, giving the protein MAESRPTSIAQLREVTQPPEVRLRANAEHWTASLYLRDISPYLTWLLLRTSISANGVTGLMILVGWATALSLLIPGIAGASLALVLGQLQMLVDCSDGEVARWRNTRSPAGVFLDKVGHYTTEALIAVVLGIRAAGWPLEFPGDFAWTTAGFALALIIVLNKALNDMVHVARANAGLEKLSDRKGEAEPSQALVAKLRRAARFVPFHRLYHSVELTILVFVAAIVGLFLPDPLAADRVLLLVLLPLAALALLGHFVAIVASKRVRA
- a CDS encoding glycosyltransferase family 2 protein; protein product: MTGVPRVGVVSLSQGTRPADLARGLASLAAQVDVELDVIVVGNGWEPTGLPTGVRSLALAENLGIPAGRNRGADLVGGDYIFFLDDDASIPSPTFLADAIAQLEKDPTIGLLQPRVVDPSGKESPRRWVPRIRKGDPARSSPVFSVWEGATLLPRTVFDSTGGWAEPFFYAHEGIELAWRVWDAGKRTWYAGDLVAHHPAIEPTRHEYYYRLNARNRVWLAKRNLPWILVPLYVGSWTGIQILRWARRPAALRAWFGGWLEGWRTAPGGRRGIRWVTVWRMTLAGRPPLV
- the nadE gene encoding ammonia-dependent NAD(+) synthetase; protein product: MRELQAQIIQALNVRPQVEPAGEIAKRVAFLREYLVASHAKGFVLGISGGQDSSLAGRLCQLAVEGLRAEGIDATFVAVRLPYQVQKDEDDAQLALGFIQPDRSVTFNIHRAVDGFEAEYLDATGEEMIDFTKGNVKARARMIAQYALAGQAGFLVVGTDHAAEAVTGFFTKFGDGGADLLPLTGLTKSQGRQLLEHLGAPERLYLKAPTADLLDDTPGQTDEANLGLTYSDIDAFLRGEDIDESVAEAIEQRYLATRHKRAEPVSMFDDWWRA
- a CDS encoding S1C family serine protease; its protein translation is MAETPETTPETPDETTATSSEAAHTAPQNSVPESTEAPDAAASAAVEPVAHTPAASAPVEPIVPAPVAAPPVAPAGQVAAYPPPAIATAPTVNAGPSYPPPAPPADGRPIDPAAHPALAKQKTRSNFTVGVVAAVAAAALIGGVSGAGVAFWATSLNETSQTPAAGPATITVNDADDATLITAVAAKASPSVVTISVSSDTAGGTGSGVILSEDGYILTNAHVVTLDGAAANATISVQTNDGRLLDASVVGVDAIYDLAVIKVDDVTDLQPATFADSSDLNVGDTAIAIGAPLGLAGTVTNGIVSALNRSITVASSAVPEQQTPEDQLPDQQDPEQSPFDFWNFDMGQGQGQQQLPQQQQASSSISLSVIQTDAAINPGNSGGALLNSDGEVIGINVAIATAGSSSDGSGSIGVGFAIPSSVAERVSQELISEGVASHGLLGANVSDVADDEAQVDATVTGASIIDVVPGGAAAAAGLKAGDIITAINGLPVTNRTDLTAQVRALPAGADATLSYVRNGKSATADVTLGALE
- a CDS encoding helix-turn-helix domain-containing protein; the encoded protein is MPHHLSEAARILGERIREQRLTFAISQDDVANLAGMNVSNYGKIERGLSNPTFHTVVRIAAVLGVDPGSLLTGLDESTLPRTAETFTARDFVRERTKRRTAPHR
- a CDS encoding carbon-nitrogen hydrolase family protein, whose protein sequence is MACVSAVAVAQFAPGDDRRSNLDDISALATEAASRGATLVVFPEYSSWFSPEAGPRWVEAAEHLDGPFVERLASLAAELGVHIVAGMLEHSTADKVSNTVVAVAPSGDLVATYRKIHLYDAFGHRESDWVAAGPILPPETFEWDGFVVGLQTCYDLRFPESTRRLVDAGADLVAVPSEWVRGPLKEHHWRTLVTARALENTIYVVAADQAPPIGVGNSMVVDPMGVELVTVGEETGVAVAHVTTERIAAVRQVNPALQLRRL
- a CDS encoding glycosyltransferase family 2 protein, giving the protein MTAQSDALPGVSYVMPVLNEVDHIEAAVRSLTDQDYAGPSEIVLALGPSVDGTDEVIARLSQADHRIRAVRNEAGSTPSGLNVAIHASTHPIVIRVDAHSVLPKDYARVAVRTLLETGADNVGGIMKAVGRTPFEKAVAHAYGSPEGLGGTQHHVGGKAGPAETAYLGVFRRDRLIAVGLFDEGIKRGQDWELNRRLRAAGGTVWFTPELEVVYRPRSSLRRLIRQFVATGIWRGELARRFGSANSLRYFVPPLAVLAITVGLILAIVGLATGIPWLVLFAVIPATYALFVVGASAVAAREGLRTALWYLVVLPCIHFGWGTGFLLGFLGITKNIKQYTGR
- a CDS encoding aminotransferase class I/II-fold pyridoxal phosphate-dependent enzyme; its protein translation is MTVSGSWERAARGAMLLGDGGELSPTIFAEMSALATATGAINLGQGFPDDDGPPEVLAAARQAISDGINQYPPGLGMPDLRLAISEHQQRFYGLAVDPDTEVLVTAGATEALAATILALTEEGDQVVVFEPFYDAYGATAALARTELVTVPLPAPDFRPDLDALRDAVTDRTRLIIVNSPHNPTGTIFDRGTLELIVELAHRHDAIIVTDEVYEHLTFGVPHVPIATLPGARERTVSISSGGKTFSTTGWKIGWITAPHRLLAPIIAVKQYLTYVNGGPFQPAIAVGLRLPDSYFEGAATSLAHRCALLSGGLRSAGFEVLSPQAGYFVIADAAPLGITDGAEFCRQLPARAGVVGVPVTAFVREEHRDGYRSLIRFAFCKREDVLERAASQLATLR
- a CDS encoding transferase, which gives rise to MQKVYEDVESDAGEVTRYRKHGNGKGYVALKATAHATSEIVETAYVEPGAEIAAGVYIGAGSWIDRDAFVAAGAFIGSNVHIGRSASVGRSARIGSGSRIGDGVRVADGVRIPRDSVVQDDVLGEVARAA